GGCCCGGCAGGACCTGGCTCGAATCTGCCGCGCAGAGGACCGCGACCCGCGGACGGTGGGCGTCACCCTGAGACACACGCTGGTGCTGGGGGACGCCCGTTTCAACGGCAACGGAGATCGGCTCCACCTGACCGGCACCGCGGCGCAAGTCCGCGACGACATCCGCCGCTATGGCGAAGCGGGACTCGACTACCTGGTCCTCTCGGTGGATGCTCCGAGCACCCGGGAGACCCTGGATGCGGTCCGCCGGTTCGCGGACGAGATTCTGAGCGAAGAACAGGAGTAATCAGGTCATGAAAAGATTTTCGCCTTGGACGATGGTGCTGCTCCTGCTCGTAGCGGACGCCGCGGCCGGTCAGAGGCCGTCCGGTTGGAGAGCGGGGGTGGCCAGTGTGCCCATCACCCCCAAGGAACCCATCTGGCTGGCGGGATACGGGTCGCGGACGCGCCCTTCGGGAGAGGTCCTTCAGGACATCCACGCCAAGGCCCTGGCCCTGGAGGATGAGACCGGTGCAGTCACCGTCCTGGTGACCATCGACCTGCTGGGATTCAGCCGCCTTCTCTCGGACCAGGTCGCGGAGCGGGCCTGGCAGGAGTTCGGGCTGAGCCGGGACCGCCTCGGCCTGAACTTTTCCCACACCCACAGCGGGCCCGTCACCGGGGAGGTCCTGCGCCCGGCCTACCCGTTGGAAGAGGAGCACCTCCAGGTTGTCCGCCGCTACACCCGCCGGGTCCTGGACGAAATCGTGAAGGTGATCGGCCAGTCCATGGAAAGGCTCTCGCCGGCCCGGCTCTCCTTCGGTCAGGGGTCGGCCGGATTCGCCGTCAATCGCCGCCGGGCGCGGACCGGGAAACGCCATCTGCCCGGCCCGGTGGACCACGATGTCCCGGTCCTGGCCGTGCGTGGCGTCGACGGCGGGTTGCGGGCCGTGGTCTTCGGATACGCCTGCCACGCCACGGTCCTGTCCGGCTATCAGATCAACGGAGACTGGCCCGGGTTCGCCCAGGAATCGGTCCAGGAGAAGCATCCCGGCGCCACCGCGCTGTTCGTCACCGGCTGCGGAGCCGACGCCAACCCCTTGCCCCGCCGGTCGGTGCAGATGGCCCGGCATTACGGACAGATCCTGGCCTACGCCGTGGATTTGGTGCTGGACACAGAGATGGCGCCGGTCCGGGGACCGCTCAAGAGCGCCTTCGAGCGGGTGGCGATCCCCTTCAGCAAGCCCCCTTCCCGCCGTGAGCTGGAAGCCCGGGTCGGACGGGATTCGGGAATGGCCAGGCGCCACGCCCAATTCCTCCTGGACAGAATCGAGCGGGAGGGGAGGCTGCCCGACAGCTATCCGTACCCGATTCAGGTGTGGCAGTTCGGGAACGACCTCACCCTGATCCATCTGGCGGGCGAGGTGGTGGTCGAATATTCCCTGCGGCTCAAGGGGGCTCACGGATGGGACAGGGTCTGGGTGGCCGGCTACTCCAACGAGGTCTTCGCCTACATCCCGTCCCTGAGGGTCCTCAAGGAGGGCGGCTATGAAGGGGCGGGCGCCATGATCCCGTATGGGCAATCGGGTCCCTTCAGAGCGCCGGTGGAAGAGATCATCGTGGAAAAGGTGGGCGAACTCGTGAACCGCGGAGCGGCGGCTTTCTAGCCGCCGAACAGGAACGGCGATTTCCAATCGCCGAACTCCCGGCGCAGCCATGGCGCAGCACAGAATGGGCGATCTGCAATTCCTCTCTCCAGGTCGCCCCTCCATACCAGGGCGGTAGAATCGGATCATCCGTGAAGCCGAGCTCGATTCTCTTTCGCATCAACCGTTGCATCATCCTGTTTGCCGTGGCCGCTTTAGGCGCCTGCCGCCCGGGCTCCGAGACCGGTCCGTCCCCAGGACCGCCGGACCTCGAAAAGCGAGAGCTCCGTCCCGGGCTGGCCGCCCGCTACGAAGACGGACGGCATCGCGTTCACCTGGTGACGCCGGCTCCCCATTTCTACCTGGAGGAAGGGGAGTCCCTGCATCCTTCTCTGGAACGCGGTTTTCAAGCCGAATGGACGGGCATCCTTTCGATTTTTGAGACGGGCCGCTATCGATTCGAGGTCGGCGGCCAGTTGGAGGTCGGCGGCAAGGAGGTTGGAGGCGAAGGCGTCACCCTGGCTCCGGGCCGGCATCGCATTCGGCTCAGGTTTCGCCGTTTGCCGGGGCCGGCCCAACTCCGGCTGCTCTGGGAATCGGAGCATTTTCCGCTGGAGCCGGTCCCTTCCCGGGTCCTGTTCCACGAATCGGAAAGCGCGCCCGGTTGGGACCAGGGCCCGGTCGAACGGGGCCGGGACCTGGTGGAGAACCTGGGGTGCGTCAACTGCCACGCAAGCGGGTCCGAGTCCCTGGATCACCGCCGCGGACCCGGCCTGCACGCCGCCGCCCGCCTGGACCCTGCGTGGCTCCGCCGTTGGCTGCTTGATCCCGCAGCGGTCCGGCCCGAAGCGACCATGCCGGCGCTGCTGGACGAGGCGGAAGCCAGGGACGTCACGGCCTACCTCGCTTCGCGGCCGGTCACCGGCCCGCCGGACCGGGTCCCGGACCGGCCGGCCGTGGACACCGCCCGGGGACGCGGCCTCTACGCCTCTTTGGGGTGCGCCGCATGCCACACGCCGGAGAGTCATGCCCTGGACGGCATCGGGTCCAAGATGTCCGCCGCCGGTTTGGCCGCCTACCTGAAGGACCCCTCCCGCCACCATCCGGAAAGCCTCATGCCTTCACTGCATCTGGATGACACGGAGGCGTCTCGTATTGCCGCCTACCTGACCGATCCGGTACCGGATTCTCCGGAAGAGCCGCTGACGGGCGGCGACGCGGGCCGTGGAGAGGAACTGATCCGGTCCCGGGGATGTCTCTCCTGTCACCGGATGGAAGACCGGGAACAACCCGCCGTTCCGGATCGCGGGCCGGCCGTGGCCCATCTCTCCCTCGATGGAGGATGTCTGGCGGAAAACCCTGGTCCCACTCTTCCCCGGTACCGGCTGGATGGAGAACAGCGGCAGGCGATTCGAGAATTCATTCGCGTTCAACAACGATTCCCCGATGTCAGTCCCGCGCCGGTCTACGACTTCTACCGGCGGATCCGCCGGCTTCGCTGCACCGCCTGTCACGTCATGGACCACTTCGAAGGCGGGCAGCCGGCCGGGGCGCCGGTCTTGACTGCGGCGGGGGAGAAGCTGCGGCTCGAATTCCTGAAGGAGGCGCTCCTGGGCAGGGTCGGCCTGCGGAGTTGGATTCCCCTGCGCATGCCCCGGTTTTCCCGAGACCAGGTGGAGCCGCTGATCCACGGGTTCGCCAAGGCTTCGGGCCTCGACCCATCGGCTCCCGCCGTGGAGTCGGTCGTGTCCCAGCAGGATACGAACAAGGGACTGACGCTGTTGGGGAAGGATTCGGAGGGGAAGAGCCTGGGCTGCATCGGCTGTCATGACTGGGCGGACTACCGGGCGCAGGGGGAGCGGGCGCCCCAGTTGGCCCGGGCCGCGGATCGCCTCCGCTATCCGTGGTACCGGCGTTTCATGTTGAATCCGGCCCGGATCCTGTCCGGGACCTCGATGCCGGAGCACTTCACGGACATCGCGCCGGAGGAGAGGGAAGTGAGCATCCGGAGGATCTGGGGAGCCCTCGGCGTCGGCTCGGGCGGCCGGTTCCTCCCCGGTCTGGATCCGGCGCCCGATCCCTGGCCGGCCGAAGCCCGTCCGGATCCTTCCCAAGGGGCCGTCGTGGTCCGGACCGTCATGCCGGAGGCGACTCCGGCGGCCATCGCCGTGGGCCTGCCCGGCGGCCTCTCCTACTGCTTCGACGCCGGCCCGCAACGTCTTCTGTATGCCTGGAGGGGGGCGTTCCTCGACCTCGAGGCCACCCTGCAACGGAAGACCGGTGACGATGGCTTCACTCTGACCCCCCGGATCCCGGGGACGCGCTTTTTCCGGTCGACCCGTTTCCCGTTCCGGCTGGCGGATTCCGGACGCATTCCTGAAACGCGTTTCAAGGGCTACCGCCTGCGGGACGGCGTCCCGGAATTCCAATACTCGGTGGGCGGAGCGGAGGTCTTCGAACTCATTCGCCCCAGCGAAACGAATGGCGGGTTCCGCTGGCGGTTCCGGATCGAACGGGTCCAGGTTCCGCTTCGTTTCGACGCGGGAGTCGAAGGTCCGATTCGAATCTCGGCGAGCCGGGGTGCCGTGGAGAAGGACAGCGTTCGGATTCGCATCGACGGGGACGCCCGATTCGAGATCCTGGTCGGGAGCAAAAGGGAATGAGAGAGACCGGCGCCCTGGCCCTGCTCTGCCTGGCGGCGGCGTGGATCGTTCCCTGCTCCGCCTGGGCGCAGGTTCCCCGGGAGTGCTACCGGATCGAGACCGTAAAGACTCCGCCGGGAGTGGCGCCGGAGGTGGGCGGGATCGATTTCGACCGGCGCGGCCGGCTGGTGGCCTGTTTTCGCCGCGGGGGCCTCTTCCGCCGGGATCCGGACTCGGGCCGCTGGAGCCGGTTCGCCACCGGACTGCAGGTCCCGCTGGGAATCGTCG
This sequence is a window from Acidobacteriota bacterium. Protein-coding genes within it:
- a CDS encoding c-type cytochrome, coding for MKPSSILFRINRCIILFAVAALGACRPGSETGPSPGPPDLEKRELRPGLAARYEDGRHRVHLVTPAPHFYLEEGESLHPSLERGFQAEWTGILSIFETGRYRFEVGGQLEVGGKEVGGEGVTLAPGRHRIRLRFRRLPGPAQLRLLWESEHFPLEPVPSRVLFHESESAPGWDQGPVERGRDLVENLGCVNCHASGSESLDHRRGPGLHAAARLDPAWLRRWLLDPAAVRPEATMPALLDEAEARDVTAYLASRPVTGPPDRVPDRPAVDTARGRGLYASLGCAACHTPESHALDGIGSKMSAAGLAAYLKDPSRHHPESLMPSLHLDDTEASRIAAYLTDPVPDSPEEPLTGGDAGRGEELIRSRGCLSCHRMEDREQPAVPDRGPAVAHLSLDGGCLAENPGPTLPRYRLDGEQRQAIREFIRVQQRFPDVSPAPVYDFYRRIRRLRCTACHVMDHFEGGQPAGAPVLTAAGEKLRLEFLKEALLGRVGLRSWIPLRMPRFSRDQVEPLIHGFAKASGLDPSAPAVESVVSQQDTNKGLTLLGKDSEGKSLGCIGCHDWADYRAQGERAPQLARAADRLRYPWYRRFMLNPARILSGTSMPEHFTDIAPEEREVSIRRIWGALGVGSGGRFLPGLDPAPDPWPAEARPDPSQGAVVVRTVMPEATPAAIAVGLPGGLSYCFDAGPQRLLYAWRGAFLDLEATLQRKTGDDGFTLTPRIPGTRFFRSTRFPFRLADSGRIPETRFKGYRLRDGVPEFQYSVGGAEVFELIRPSETNGGFRWRFRIERVQVPLRFDAGVEGPIRISASRGAVEKDSVRIRIDGDARFEILVGSKRE